The genomic segment CCGTGAGCCGCGCCAGCCCGAGCGCGAGCAGGACGCCGGCGGCGCCCCCCGTCAGGCAGAGCACGAGCGTCTCGAGCCAGACCAGCCTGAAGATGTCGCCGGGCATGGCGCCGATCGTCTTGAGGATGCCGATCTCCTGGTAGCGCTCCAGGACCGACATCAGGATCGTGTTGACGACGCCCACCATGGCGATGAGGATCGCGATCACCGCGATGGAGAGGACCATCACCTTTGCAGTCGCGACAAGGCTCATGATGGTCTGCCGCACCTGGGCCATGCTCACGACCTGCACGTCCGGCAGCTGGTAGAGCCGCTCCTCGAAGGCCGACGAATTGGCGTCCTTCCTGAGCTTGATGCCGATGCCGGTCAGCTCCCCCTGGCGCTCGAAGATCCTCTGGAGCGTCCGGATCGGGAGAAAGAGCGTGCCGTCGTCCTGGGTGCCGCTGCGCTTGAGGATCCCCACCACCTTCAGCTCGACGCCCTTCTCCGGGATGAGGGTCTTGTCCCCGACCTCGCGCTGCTCGAGCTCGGCGGCCTCGTAGCCCATCACGACCTCGAGGGCCTCGTCGTTGCTGAACCACCCCCCCTGCCGGAACTGGAGGAAGGACTTCATCCGGGGAAAGGTCTGCGGGTCCACGCCGACGAAGGCGCTGATCCCGCCGCTCTCCCCCTTGTCCGGGTCGAAGACGGCCTGCATCAGCATCGGCGTGATCGTCTCGACGGCAGGGTCGCGCGCGACGTCGCCCAGGATCGCCTCCTTCATGTAGCGCAGCCCGGTGCCGCCCTTGAGCATCATCGTGGCGGCCTCGTAGGGGCAGCCCTTGGCGGTGACGATCAGCTGGAAGCCCATGTTGTCGATGTCGCGGCTGAGCGCCTGCTGGTAGCCGCGGTTGAAGCCGAGCAGGCTGATGAGCACCCAGGCCGAGAGCGCGATCCCGACGAGGGTCAGCAGGCTGCGGACCTTCTTGCGCAGCAGGTTCCTGGCGGCGAACTGGAAGCTCGAGATCACGGTTTGCCCCCGAGGACGAACTCGTCCATCAGGATGAGGTTCTTCTTCGTGGCGCGCAGCGCGGCGCGAAAGTCGATCTCCGCCCGGGGCGCCGGGTTCAGGATCGCGGCCGTCCGGCCCTGCGCCCGGCCGGTGACAACGTCGTAGCCCGCGAAATCCGCGAGCCCGAGGCCGACGAACTGGCGCCCGAACGCCGGGTCGCGCAGCTGCTTCGCGTACTGGCTGGTGAGCTTCTGGATGTAGAAGCTCCGGATGGTCCCCGCCAGATCGAGCGCCAGGAACACCTGGATCCCGCCGTACTCCCCCTTGTGGTTCACCCCGTGGATGTAGCCGACCCGCTCCTTGCCCCGGTAGATCTCGTAGATCGTGTACGGCACGTCCGCGGTCTCGTAGATGCCGCGGAATGAATCGCCGAGCCGCGACTCGACGCGCGCGAGCAGCGGCGCGCCGCCCTTCTTGGAGATGGACATGTAGAGGGTCTTGTAGCCCGTGGCGCCGGGGAAGAGGCGCCTGACGTCCCGGTCGGGGTCGTTCAGCTCGCAGCCCACCGCGGCGAAG from the bacterium genome contains:
- a CDS encoding ABC transporter permease, with the protein product MISSFQFAARNLLRKKVRSLLTLVGIALSAWVLISLLGFNRGYQQALSRDIDNMGFQLIVTAKGCPYEAATMMLKGGTGLRYMKEAILGDVARDPAVETITPMLMQAVFDPDKGESGGISAFVGVDPQTFPRMKSFLQFRQGGWFSNDEALEVVMGYEAAELEQREVGDKTLIPEKGVELKVVGILKRSGTQDDGTLFLPIRTLQRIFERQGELTGIGIKLRKDANSSAFEERLYQLPDVQVVSMAQVRQTIMSLVATAKVMVLSIAVIAILIAMVGVVNTILMSVLERYQEIGILKTIGAMPGDIFRLVWLETLVLCLTGGAAGVLLALGLARLTELLIRRVLPFAPSGGLVQIDVRLALVTLGTILAIGLLSGVYPAWRAGRVRPLESIRSEVGR